In the Gossypium raimondii isolate GPD5lz chromosome 9, ASM2569854v1, whole genome shotgun sequence genome, one interval contains:
- the LOC105798402 gene encoding myb-related protein 315, whose product MGRQPCCDKVGLKRGPWTIEEDHKLMNFILNNGIHCWRTVPKLAGLLRCGKSCRLRWINYLRPDLKRGAFTESEEDQIIQLHGRLGNRWSKIASHFPGRTDNEIKNHWNTRIKKKLKLLGLDPVTHKPIEKVEKNDGDSSNKSNGDDQQQGIELDDDEKVEGIELSLDETNDLFNSYQMLCESFDLDSWLNQDAANNTCSSSYSMEESSNKSSTGETNSTIGEDSLKQWVDSVDSFLSWDSFI is encoded by the exons ATGGGACGACAACCTTGTTGCGATAAGGTCGGGTTAAAGCGCGGACCGTGGACGATCGAGGAAGATCATAAGCTGATGAACTTCATACTCAACAATGGCATCCATTGCTGGCGAACTGTTCCAAAGCTTGCAG GGTTGTTAAGGTGTGGGAAAAGTTGTAGGTTAAGATGGATTAATTATCTAAGACCTGACCTTAAGAGAGGGGCATTTACCGAATCCGAAGAGGATCAGATTATTCAACTTCATGGCCGTCTCGGAAACCG GTGGTCGAAGATTGCATCACATTTTCCGGGGCGGACCGATAACGAAATCAAGAACCATTGGAACACTCGAATCAAGAAGAAGTTAAAGCTACTTGGGTTGGACCCTGTGACGCACAAGCCAATTGAGAAAGTAGAGAAAAATGATGGGGATTCGTCCAATAAGTCAAATGGTGATGATCAACAACAAGGCATCGAATTAGATGATGATGAGAAAGTAGAGGGAATTGAATTAAGTTTGGATGAAACAAATGATCTATTCAACAGCTACCAAATGTTATGTGAGAGCTTTGATTTGGATTCATGGCTGAACCAAGATGCTGCAAACAACACTTGTTCTTCTTCATACTCAATGGAAGAATCCTCCAACAAATCTTCAACGGGGGAAACCAATTCCACCATTGGAGAAGATTCTTTGAAGCAAtgggttgatagtgtggatTCATTTCTCTCATGGGATAgctttatttaa
- the LOC105797467 gene encoding uncharacterized protein LOC105797467 encodes MKHRRSWKKIANNNYLYPTNRVGTGKRVVSTIKLDAITLLTIDVSSLANMIKTMKNPTVVHEVKSTEFSCIYCGENNVFDECSSNPTSVYYIDNSNRNSNPYSNTYNLGWKHHLNFSWGNQGTGNFNSAARQNVNNATPGYNHPMPRQNAQQGQVSFSNSIEDLLKEYMAKNDSVIQSQATSLRALENQVGKIENALNLRPQGALSKEDNASNNQVRIPEPSEKHTTSENDKKKNAVRFHKSKQDAQFKIFLEVSKQLHINILLVKALDQMPNYVKFMKDILSKKCQLGKFETVALTEGCTAMLMNKLPSKLKDRGSFTIPCSIRNHYVGKSLCDLSASINLMPMSIFRKLGIEKGRPITVTLQLADRS; translated from the exons ATGAAGCATAGGAGATCTTGGAAAAAGATTGCCAACAACAATTATCTGTATCCGACCAATAGAGTTGGGACGGGTAAGAGAGTTGTCAGTACCATCAAGCTTGATGCAATCACTTTATTAACAATCGATGTATCTTCTCtagctaatatgattaaaaccatgaaaaatCCAACTGTAGTCCATGAGGTAAAATCAACAGAGTTTTCATGCATTTATTGTGGTGAAAATAATGTGTTTGACGAATGCTCATCAAACCCAACGTCAGTATACTATATCGATAATTCCAATCGAAATAGCAATCCATATTCCAACACCTACAACTTAGGGTGGAAGCATCATTTGAATTTCAGTTGGGGTAATCAAGGTACAGGAAATTTCAACAGTGCCGCAAGACAGAATGTCAACAATGCAACGCCTGGTTATAATCATCCTATGCCGAGGCAAAATGCTCAACAAGGTCAGGTATCATTTTCTAATTCTATTGAAGACTTGTTAAAGGAATATATGGCCAAGAATGATTCTGTAATTCAAAGTCAGGCAACATCTCTTCGAGCGCTTGAAAATCAAGTAGGGAAAATAGAGAATGCTCTAAATTTAAGGCCACAAGGAGCATTGTCGA AAGAGGATAATGCAAGTAACAATCAGGTAAGGATCCCAGAACCATCTGAAAAGCATACAACATCTGAAAATGATAAGAAGAAGAATGCAGTG CGGTTCCATAAATCTAAACAAGATGCccagtttaaaatatttttggaggTTTCGAAGCAACTCCATATTAATATATTGCTAGTCAAAGCTTTGGATCAAATGCCCaattatgtgaaattcatgaaagatatacTATCGAAGAAGTGCCAATTGGGAAAGTTTGAGACTGTTGCTCTTACTGAAGGGTGCACAGCAATGTTGATGAATAAGCTACCTTCAAAGTTAAAGGACCGAGGGAGTTTTACAATCCCATGTTCAATTAGAAATCATTATGTAGGAAAATCATTATGTGATCTAAGCgcaagtataaatctaatgcctatgtctattttCAGGAAACTAGGAATTGAGAAAGGAAGACCTATTACAGTTACGTTGCAACTGGCTGATCGATCTTAA